One region of Eupeodes corollae chromosome 1, idEupCoro1.1, whole genome shotgun sequence genomic DNA includes:
- the LOC129940883 gene encoding ATPase family AAA domain-containing protein 3A homolog yields MSWILGRNHPQAAANVAGDPNVGTAGQATGDPGLTKAEKKAMEAYRFDSSALERAAEAAKTLEQSKHAREALDLSKMQESTRQQEYLAKVKEYEAHIEQAKAEQKRVDHEERRKTLIEETKQQQQRAQYQDQLSRRRYEDQLTQQQRVQEENLKKQEESVARQEAMRRQTIQHEIEMKEKNRLKLLEHEMRTKAKVDRENRDINLEQIRLKAQEHRVTVLEGIKTAGTVIGAGFEAMLTDWDKVLTAAGGLSLVALGVYSAKGGTGVISRYIEARIGKPNLVGETSRFALADALKNPLQYLKRLKSQPADALQGVVLNPILEERLRDIAIATKNTRQNRGLYRNILMHGPPGTGKTMFAKKLAQHSGMDYAIMTGGDVAPMGKEGVTAIHKVFDWANTSRRGLLLFVDEADAFLRKRSSEKISEDLRSALNAFLYRTSEQNPKFMLVLASNTPEQFDYAINDRLDEMVEFNLPGLEERERLLRLYFDKFVLEPASQGAKRFKLEQFDYGAACSKMAKLCSGMSGREISKLGVSWQAAVYASENGILTEKMVMDRCLAAVEQHKQKMAWLSEQEKGDHKSITGGQGTQ; encoded by the exons atgtccTGGATTTTGGGAAGAAATCATCCACAAGCGGCAGCGAATGTAGCTGGTGATCCAAATGTAGGAACCGCAGGACAGGCTACTGGTGATCCTGGTTTAACCAAAGCCGAAAAGAAAGCTATGGAGGCGTATCGATTTGATTCTTCTGCTTTGGAAAGGGCCGCAGAAGCTGCCAAGACCTTGGAACAATCCA AACATGCTAGAGAAGCTTTGGATCTGTCTAAGATGCAAGAGAGCACTCGACAACAAGAGTACTTGGCTAAAGTGAAAGAGTATGAAGCGCACATTGAGCAGGCAAAAGCCGAACAGAAGCGCGTTGATCACGAAGAACGCCGAAAAACTTTGAtt GAAGAGACAAAGCAACAACAGCAAAGAGCTCAATATCAAGATCAGCTATCAAGAAGACGCTATGAGGACCAATTGACGCAGCAACAAAGAGTACAAGAAGAAAACCTTAAAAA ACAAGAAGAAAGCGTAGCCCGCCAAGAAGCTATGCGTCGCCAAACTATCCAACATGAAATTGAAATGAAGGAAAAGAACCGTCTTAAGCTTCTCGAACATGAGATGAGAACCAAAGCTAAGGTTGACAGAGAGAATCGTGACATTAATCTCGAACAAATTCGGCTTAAAGCTCAGGAGCATCGAGTCACCGTTCTTGAGGGAATCAA AACTGCTGGTACAGTTATTGGCGCTGGATTCGAGGCTATGCTCACTGATTGGGACAAAGTTTTGACGGCAGCTGGAGGTCTCTCGTTGGTCGCCCTTGGTGTCTATTCAGCTAAAGGAGGAACCGGTGTTATTTCGCGATACATTGAAGCTCGAATTGGGAAACCAAATTTGGTCGGCGAGACATCACGATTTGCTTTAGCAGACGCCCTCAAAAATCCACTACAATACCTCAAACGATTGAAATCTCAACCAGCTGACGCTCTACAG ggtgtTGTTTTGAATCCGATATTGGAAGAACGCCTAAGAGACATTGCCATTGCCACGAAGAACACACGACAAAATCGCGGTCTATATCGCAACATTCTTATGCACGGACCTCCGGGAACCGGTAAAACGATGTTTGCCAAAAAATTAGCTCAACACTCAGGAATGGACTACGCAATCATGACTGGCGGTGATGTTGCTCCAATGGGAAAAGAAGGAGTCACGGCAATTCACAAAGTATTCGATTGGGCAAATACCAGTCGACGTGGTTTGTTGTTGTTCGTTGATGAAGCTGATGCTTTTCTACGAAAACGTTCTTCGGAAAAAATCTCTGAAGATTTGAGATCAGCTCTGAATGCATTCTTATACAGAACTTCTGAACAGAATCCAAAGTTTATGCTTGTGCTAGCAAGTAACACACCCGAACAATTTGATTATGCTATCAATGATCGATTGGATGAGATGGTTGAGTTTAATTTGCCTGGATTGGAGGAGCGGGAGAGATTACTTCGATTGTACTTTGATAAGTTTGTACTTGAACCAGCATCTCAAGGAGCAAA ACGTTTCAAGCTCGAGCAATTTGATTATGGTGCTGCATGTTCGAAGATGGCTAAACTTTGTTCAGGAATGTCTGGTCGTGAAATTTCCAAACTAGGTGTTTCATGGCAAGCCGCTGTGTATGCTTCCGAAAATGGTATTTTAACAGAGAAAATGGTCATGGATCGTTGTTTGGCTGCAGTAGAACAACACAAACAGAAG ATGGCATGGCTGTCAGAACAAGAGAAAGGCGATCACAAATCCATAACCGGAGGCCAGGGAACACAATGA